Below is a window of Defluviimonas sp. SAOS-178_SWC DNA.
GCACGACATCGTGGATGATCCCCGCCGATCCGCCGCTGCCGCCATTCCCGCCGGCCGATCCGATGATCTCGGCGTAGATGTCGAGCGACGAGACCGAGCCGCCATTGTCGACGACGGGTTCCGTGATGAACATCTTGACGAACTGGTGGACCGGCACAGCCTGCGCGCTTCCGCTGATCGGATTTGCCGCGCAGTCGATCCCGGCCGCGATGATCACGCGGCGCTCGGGGTCGGGCGCCTGGTTGGGCGAGCACATCGGGCGGCCGGTTTCCGAAAGGCCGGTCAGGATGGAACTGCTGGAGCCGGCTCCGCCTGCCGATGCGATCTCGGCCAGATAATATTCGTAGCGCGTCGTTGCGCCCGGATGCGGGTCGGTGCCCCCGTAGTTCTTCGTCACATAGGCCGCCCGCCCGGTTGACCATGTGCCGTCACCGTAGGGGGCGCAGCCGGGGAAGCAATCGTCCCGGGGAATGGCCAGCGTGTCGGTGGTCGGTTGCGGGTTGTTCCAGTTGCACGAATTGCCGCCCGACGTTTCCAGTCCCTTGATGACATTCGGCGCCGGCGCGAAGACAGGATTGTTCATCTCGTTCTTCATCGCGCCGGTCCACATGTCGAAGCGGGTGTTCAGCGCCGCATTGGTGATGCCGACCTTCTGGCCCGGTTCTGTATCGACCCCGCGCTGCGCGAAGCACTGGGTGATGCTGCCAACGGCGCCAAGGACGCAGCGCAGCATCGGCCCGGTGCCGCCTGCCCCGGCACAGTTCCCTGTGGAATCGAGCGCAAGCGTCGAGGGTTCGAGGAAACCGAAATTGCCCGGCCCCCAGGCCGCACCTTGACCGCCGGACCGCAGCCGGATCATGTCGCCGATGGTGGCGGGGTCCGAAGCATCGAAGGTCGGGCCGGGGATGCAGAACATCATCGGCGTGATGTCGCAGGCATATTGGGTGAACCCGGCCACTGCCGTCGCACCGACGTTGGGATCGACCCGTGCTGAACCGGTCAGCACCTGCAGCGCGGCACCGAACGTATAGGGCACGGTCTTCGGCTCCAGCGTGACGCGGGCGTAGATCGCGTTTCTGGGCGCGGGCGGATTCGGATTGGGCGCCGGCGGCAGGGGGGTCGTGTCATTGCCCGGCAGGGCGGCAAAGAAATCGAGTGTGAAGTCGGCAGATGTCAGCGCCTGCGCGCCCAGGCCGAAGGTCTGGCTGTCGGCGATCAGGTTTGTCGCCGCATTCCTGGCGCGGATGATCGAGTCAGGGCGGCCGTCAAGCTCTCCGGCCGCTGCAAGAGCCACGTGATCGGCGTAAGCCTGCAACTCGGACTGCGTCGCGGCGACGCGGCCGATGTCGAAGGACAGCGCAACCATGCCAAGCACCACCGCCAGCGCCATGGCCCAGAAGACCAGAATGGCGCCGTCCTCGTCCTTCGCGAAGGTCCCGGTGTCGCGGTTGTTCGTCATGGTGCGCCCCGGTTCCGTCACTCGACTTCCACGGTCTCGACCGTGTTGGCACGGCGGACCCGGATCGTGGGCTTGGATTGGGTCGGTTCCGCGACCGGCGACTTTTCGCGCAGGATGTCGGTCAGGCGGATCGAATCGAGCGGCGCGTCGGCCGCATTTTCAAGTGACCGCAGCGACAGGCTGAGCGTGCCGGCCTTCTGGGCCAGCGCCAGCGTCTGGCTTTGTTCCGGGGTCACCTCGACGGTGACGGTCTTGGCCACGCCGGGCTGGTCGTTGTTGCGGTTCGCATCCTGATCGACGCCGATGACGCGGATGTTTTGCAGGATCGTGATGGCGCGCAGCGTTTCGCCGCCGCCCTGGGTCAGAACAATGTCGACACTGTCGCCGGGGGTGACGAAACCGCCGACGGCGGTTTCCGCATCGACCTTGATCGCCATCGCGCGCGAATTCTCGCCGAGGCTTTGGACGATCGTCACCTTTTCTCCGAAGGCCGAGACCTTGGAAGCGAGGATCAGCTCGCCCTGCGCCATCTCGCGCGTGGCGCGGCGCGGCGGCATGCCGGGGGCGGGGACGAGGGTGTCGAGTTCGGTGATGGCACCCGGCGGCAGGGCCGTACGGGGCCAGGACATGACCTGCAGCATCTGGGGCTGGATCGCCTGTCCGAAGGGGATGTCGCGCCCGGCGACGATGACCGAGACGAGCGCCGCCTCGGGATCGGTCGCGGCGACGGCGCGGCTGCGGTCGAGATATTCCCGGGCGCCGAAAGCCGATCCTCCGGCTACGGCGACACCGAGCATGGCGACGAGGATGGAACGGGCTCCCACGGCAGTTCTCCTATTTCCGGTTCCGGATACGGTCCGTTGCGATCTCAGCATCGAAACGGCTTCGTCGGGGCGCCCTGCGGCGCCCCGGAAGCGGCGGCCGACCGAAGTCGGCCGCGAATTGATTACGGGCAGACAGCGACGGTGCCGCCAGTCATCGCGGAACAAGCGCTGTCCATCTGGCCCTCGACGGTCGTGCCGAGGCCGGAGAGAGCGCCGACGCCGACGGTGACGGCCAGCACAAGGGCGACGCCATATTCCACCAGTGTGACGCCTTCGTCGTTGTGACGGAAGGAACGGAGCTTCTTCATCAGAGTTGCGCGCATTGTAATCTCCTCAAACGCGTTCAGATTAGTCCCGGATGGCCCGGGTCAGAGAGACGAACCGAAGGTCAAACTCGCGGCTCACCTTCAGGATTACGGCGGAAATGTGGCGGCGCATCGTCTGGAACGATGAAACTTTCTCCCGAAGGTTGTATTTTCCTTGCGCCTGCGCGGAAATCGGTGGTGCCGCCCGGTCGCCGGATCCGGACTTGCGCGGCGCGGAACGGGCGCCCATCCTGCATGGACGGACCAATGGAACGGGAACGAACACCCATGAAACGATCCGAGATCAACGCCATCCTGAGCGAGGCCGATGCCTTCATCCGCTCTTTCGGATATGCCCTGCCGCCCTTCGCCTACTGGTCGCCCGAGGAGATGCGGGCGGCGATCGCGAACGGCAGCGATCATGCCGCGCGCGGGCTCGGCTGGGATATCACCGACTACGGGCAAGGGCGGTTCGATGAACTCGGTCTCTTTCTCTTCACGGTCCGCAACGGCGATGCCGCAGACCTCTCCAGTGGGCGGGGGATGCTCTATGCCGAGAAGATCATGATCTCCCGCCGCGATCAGCTGAGCCCGATGCACCGCCACAACATCAAGGCCGAGGACATCATCAACCGGGGTGGCGGAACGCTGGTTCTGGAACTCTTCGCGCCGGATGGCGACGGCGGAATCGACCCGGCCTCCGGGGTCGAGGTGCCGGTCGACGGCACGCTCCGCCGCCTGTCCGCAGGCGGACTCCTGAAGCTCGCGCCGGGAGAATCGGTGACGCTGATGCCGGGTATCTGGCATGCGTTTTGGGCCGAGGGCGCCGACGTGCTGATCGGCGAGGTCTCGACCGTCAACGACGACCGCACCGACAACGTCTTCCGCGAGAAGATCGGCCGCTTTCCGTCGGTGGAAGAGGACGTGGCCCCGCTTCACCTTCTCGTCTCGGACTATTCCTGAAGCGCCGGCGTCACCGGCAAGAGCAAAAGCCACTGCCCCGCGCGGTGCCGATCGCCTGTCCCGTCACCGGTATGCATTCTCCTGTTGACAGGCCCAGCCGGGGGCACGTTTGTTGACGCGGGTAACGATGGTGCCGCAGGTTCGCCCGTCAGCGGGTGCGGCAACCGGCAGCGTCAGATCAGGGAGAGTGCGACATGATATTCGGCAAGATCGGGATTTCGGCAATTCTTGTGTTGATCTTTGCGGCTTCCACGGCCGCAGCCGACGAAAGCTGCGCGGCGGGCAAGACGCTGAAAGACGGCGTTTTGACGATCGCCACCGGCAATCCGGCTTATTTCCCCTGGGTGATCGACAACGACCCAGTCAGCGGCAAGGGATTCGAGGCCGCCGTCGCCTACGAGATCGCCGCACGGATGGGGTTCGACCGCGACCATGTGGAATGGACCTCGACCACCTTCGATCAGGCGATCCAGCCGGGCCCGAAGGAGTTCGACTTCAACCTCCAGCAATATTCGATCACCGAAGAGCGCGATCAGACCATCGACTTCTCCGCCCCCTACTACGCGGCGGCGCAGGCGGTTCTCGTGCGGCAGCCCACGGTCGACGGCGGCGCGACGCCGACTCTCGCCTCTCTGAAGGCGTTGAAATGGGGGCTCGCCGCCGGAACGACCGCGCCGGCTTTGGTGCAGGAATTGGTCGCGCCGGACAGCGCGCCGCTCCTGTACGATGAGACGGCCGATACGGCCGAGGCGCTGAAGGCCGGCCAGATCGACGCAACGATGATGGACCTGCCGACCGCGCTTTTTACCGCCGCCGTTCTGCTCGACGACGGTGTGGTGCTTGGCCAGTTCCCGAAGGGGGCGGAGGCGCCGGATTCCTTCGGCCTCGTCTTCGAAGAGGGCAACCCCCTGCGCGACTGCGCCAACGAGGCGATCGCCGCGATGACGGAGGACGGCAAGCTGGCCGCGATCGAGGCCGAGTGGCTACAGGAGGCGACGGGCGTTCCGGTCATCGAGTGACCGCTTGCCCATGACCCCGGACGGAATGAAGGACGCGGCCGCCGGCCTCAAGCCCGTGCGCGGGCCGACGCGGCGCGAGGTGCGGGAAGCGCGGCTGCGGCGGCGGAGCATGCTCATCGCCGCCGCGAGCACGGCGTTTGTCGTCACGCTTGTCGTGGGCCTCGTGCCGATGGCGCCTGGATGGGAG
It encodes the following:
- a CDS encoding Flp family type IVb pilin codes for the protein MRATLMKKLRSFRHNDEGVTLVEYGVALVLAVTVGVGALSGLGTTVEGQMDSACSAMTGGTVAVCP
- a CDS encoding D-lyxose/D-mannose family sugar isomerase, with the protein product MKRSEINAILSEADAFIRSFGYALPPFAYWSPEEMRAAIANGSDHAARGLGWDITDYGQGRFDELGLFLFTVRNGDAADLSSGRGMLYAEKIMISRRDQLSPMHRHNIKAEDIINRGGGTLVLELFAPDGDGGIDPASGVEVPVDGTLRRLSAGGLLKLAPGESVTLMPGIWHAFWAEGADVLIGEVSTVNDDRTDNVFREKIGRFPSVEEDVAPLHLLVSDYS
- the cpaB gene encoding Flp pilus assembly protein CpaB; amino-acid sequence: MGARSILVAMLGVAVAGGSAFGAREYLDRSRAVAATDPEAALVSVIVAGRDIPFGQAIQPQMLQVMSWPRTALPPGAITELDTLVPAPGMPPRRATREMAQGELILASKVSAFGEKVTIVQSLGENSRAMAIKVDAETAVGGFVTPGDSVDIVLTQGGGETLRAITILQNIRVIGVDQDANRNNDQPGVAKTVTVEVTPEQSQTLALAQKAGTLSLSLRSLENAADAPLDSIRLTDILREKSPVAEPTQSKPTIRVRRANTVETVEVE
- a CDS encoding pilus assembly protein TadG-related protein; this translates as MTNNRDTGTFAKDEDGAILVFWAMALAVVLGMVALSFDIGRVAATQSELQAYADHVALAAAGELDGRPDSIIRARNAATNLIADSQTFGLGAQALTSADFTLDFFAALPGNDTTPLPPAPNPNPPAPRNAIYARVTLEPKTVPYTFGAALQVLTGSARVDPNVGATAVAGFTQYACDITPMMFCIPGPTFDASDPATIGDMIRLRSGGQGAAWGPGNFGFLEPSTLALDSTGNCAGAGGTGPMLRCVLGAVGSITQCFAQRGVDTEPGQKVGITNAALNTRFDMWTGAMKNEMNNPVFAPAPNVIKGLETSGGNSCNWNNPQPTTDTLAIPRDDCFPGCAPYGDGTWSTGRAAYVTKNYGGTDPHPGATTRYEYYLAEIASAGGAGSSSSILTGLSETGRPMCSPNQAPDPERRVIIAAGIDCAANPISGSAQAVPVHQFVKMFITEPVVDNGGSVSSLDIYAEIIGSAGGNGGSGGSAGIIHDVVQLYR
- a CDS encoding ABC transporter substrate-binding protein, with the translated sequence MIFGKIGISAILVLIFAASTAAADESCAAGKTLKDGVLTIATGNPAYFPWVIDNDPVSGKGFEAAVAYEIAARMGFDRDHVEWTSTTFDQAIQPGPKEFDFNLQQYSITEERDQTIDFSAPYYAAAQAVLVRQPTVDGGATPTLASLKALKWGLAAGTTAPALVQELVAPDSAPLLYDETADTAEALKAGQIDATMMDLPTALFTAAVLLDDGVVLGQFPKGAEAPDSFGLVFEEGNPLRDCANEAIAAMTEDGKLAAIEAEWLQEATGVPVIE